The segment AATAATGGAATCCCTGGAATTTATAGATCCAGAAAAAACATAAGCCACATTTTTTTGATTTTGGATTACACTCCTGAGAAACCATAAAAATGCATCCAATCTGCCGCCCAAATCTTTAAGTGCCTGAAACTCGTCAATGATCATAATTGATCCCTTTATATCCTTAGAATGATCTTCATAAACTGTCTGTGGCAAATTTAGAACAAATTTTGAGAGCTTTTTATAATCATCCTCTGATTGAGGTATGGGAAGAGGTATACCTCCAGCATCTACAATATCCCTTAATTCAAATTTTTTGGTTTTAAAAAATTTTGATACTTTTTTGAATACCGTAAAAAATTCTTTATTCTGACAAGCTTCCATCCAAGATCCATAAAAATGTTCCATTATACCTATTTCAGTTAATTCACCTTTTTGATAACCAGAAGTGGCAGATAAATCAACATAAGACGTTAAATAATCATTTTCAAGCTCTTTTTTTATTTTTTTAAGCAAAACAGTCTTTCCAACACCTCTAATTCCCACAATCATAATGGTGGGGGGAGATCCTTTAGAAGTTGTTTCTAAAAGACTTTTTATCAATGATATATCCCTTTCTCGATTGTAGAATTGTTCATCAGTCAGTTCTGCATCAGTTCCCCATGCTAAATCTTCCATACAATCACCATAATTTGTGTTCTTTTTTAGATTATGTATTTTAATTTGGATCATGGATCATATATATTTTGCTTTGCAATATGTATTTTAATTTGGATCATTGATTATATATATTCTAATTTGAGTTATATATTCTAATTTGGATTACTAATCATGTTTATTCTCATTGACAATGTGTATTCCAATTTGGATCATCAATTCTTATTTAATGTGGAATTATTTCATAAAGTTGCAAAATTTTTCTATAATCTATTCAGAAAGTTCCATATCCTATATAAAGGATTTGAATTTATTCCATTAAACTAAACTTAATAAAGATAAAAAAATTAATTAATAAGTAATGCGTTTAAAAAATAAAAAGCATTTAGATTTTATAAATGCAATCAGGCTTAATTTAGCTTCCCATATCTTATTAGATTACTTCACGTAATTCTATGATTTATATTCAATATAGAAAAACTATTATAATGCATAAAACAAACTGATTATCTAATAAGAATGGAGCTTATATTTTATATTTCTAATATTAACGGTGATACTGGATGATAAGTGTTGAAAACATTTCTAAAACTTATAAAATGGAAGATGGCAAAGAAATCAAAGCCCTGGATGATATAAGCCTCAAAGTGGATAAAGGGGAGATACTTGGGATAATAGGAATGAGCGGTTCTGGAAAAAGCACACTTCTGCGGATATTAAGAGGTGTGGAGCCCTTCGACAGTGGTGAAATCGTTATGGATGATTTTAAGGTTGCACATGATTCAACCTCATACTACTCAAGGAAGCTCCGCCACGCAACCGCGATACACCTCCAGAGATCCTTCGGCCTGTGGTCTGAAACAGCCATCCAGAATGTTATAAGAAAGCTGTACGGTACAAGATATGGTGATGAAGCACTGGCTGATTATGAATATGCCTACGAGGAATTTGGTGATGAAGCCATGGAAATCCTCAAAATTGTTGGATTGGATGAGAAGGCAAACCATTTTGCACCGGTTCTAAGTGGCGGTGAAAAACAGCGCCTTGTAATGGCAAGACAGCTTGCAAAAAAACCAAAGGTACTTCTTCTTGATGAACCAGCAACCATGTCATGTCCAAAAACCAAGCAGGAAATACTGGATGCAATAAAAAACATCAACAAAAAATTGGGTGTTACAGTCATACTGGTTTCACACCTTCCTGAAGTTCACAAATACCTATCAGACCGCCTGATACTCATGGAAGACGGTAAAATAAAGGATGAAGGATCTCCAGATGAAATAATAAAGGAATTTGTAAGTGAAATGGATGTACAGGAACCTCCAAGAGATCTTGCAACGGTAGGTGAACCTGTAATAAAAGTTGAAAATGTTGAGAGAAGATTCTTCCTTATAAAAGGTGGGGATGTCCTTCAAATTGAAAATATCAACTTTCAGGTGAAAGAAGGGGAAATAATATCACTTATAGGTCCAAGTGGGGCTGGAAAGACAGTTCTTCTCAGGATGATTGCTGGTATTGATACTCCAGATGCAGGAGAAGTTTTCTTCAAACTCAACAGTGAATGGGTGGATATGCACGAACCTGGAGTTATGAGAATGGGAGTAAGACGTAAAATGGGATTCATGCACCAGGAATTTTCCTTAA is part of the Methanobacterium aggregans genome and harbors:
- a CDS encoding AAA family ATPase, whose amino-acid sequence is MEDLAWGTDAELTDEQFYNRERDISLIKSLLETTSKGSPPTIMIVGIRGVGKTVLLKKIKKELENDYLTSYVDLSATSGYQKGELTEIGIMEHFYGSWMEACQNKEFFTVFKKVSKFFKTKKFELRDIVDAGGIPLPIPQSEDDYKKLSKFVLNLPQTVYEDHSKDIKGSIMIIDEFQALKDLGGRLDAFLWFLRSVIQNQKNVAYVFSGSINSRDSIIEKIAGNDGAFGGRMLNVEIYPFTKETVRNYLNEKLPSLKLEDSGFERFYKCTNGIPFYVNTFAKLLQKDIPLDDERVKCEFKRTLPLIAVHLINQWSRLTLHEQNILTTLIDKPLKRKEIGEKLSITSGSLSKPLHKLQNLGLTESKNGVYTISEPILKAWLKKEYEEKGVFPFRSI
- a CDS encoding ABC transporter ATP-binding protein → MISVENISKTYKMEDGKEIKALDDISLKVDKGEILGIIGMSGSGKSTLLRILRGVEPFDSGEIVMDDFKVAHDSTSYYSRKLRHATAIHLQRSFGLWSETAIQNVIRKLYGTRYGDEALADYEYAYEEFGDEAMEILKIVGLDEKANHFAPVLSGGEKQRLVMARQLAKKPKVLLLDEPATMSCPKTKQEILDAIKNINKKLGVTVILVSHLPEVHKYLSDRLILMEDGKIKDEGSPDEIIKEFVSEMDVQEPPRDLATVGEPVIKVENVERRFFLIKGGDVLQIENINFQVKEGEIISLIGPSGAGKTVLLRMIAGIDTPDAGEVFFKLNSEWVDMHEPGVMRMGVRRKMGFMHQEFSLTHYASIKSQIASRLGIKGENVVGEAKKKAIELEISDKVLDILYQLTDLPEHEAKFRLEKIGLSPEILEDLFPRFPDSEVKKYAKPVFKALDLPLEILDRKSYELSGGQKVRATLALILASKPDVLILDEPFGDLDPITLRTVSNSLKRINKEFDTTILMVSHHVDFIEEVTTRAIMMDDGNLIMNGDPHELCDEFIVRCKADYLKDFDELKKQMAGV